From the Prochlorococcus sp. MIT 1223 genome, the window CAGGAGAATCTTCTATGGGACTTGCTACCGTTTATAGAAACCTGCAAGTACTTGTTAAAAAAGGTTTGGTTCGTTCCCGAAATCTTCCAACAGGTGAAGTTCTTTATGCACCTGTAAAGCGGGATGTTCATCATTTGACCTGCGTTGATTGTGGGATAACTACATCTCTTCAAGGTTGTCCAGTCAAAAATATTAATCTGCCACAGAGTAAAACTAAGAATTTTCAATTGTTGTTCCATACTCTTGAATTTTTTGGCCTTTGTCAACATTGCCTTGAGCGACAAAGCACTTGAAGCACCTATTTCAAAATTAACCACAACAATAATTCCCCATGCAAGTAATGGAATCGAGTTTTTCTTGTACATCTGTAGGAGTGCCAAAGCCTAAAATTTTTTTATCTATTGCAATGACCTTGTCATAAGCATTTAAAGACTTCCCCCAATCGTGACTAGTAACACAAATAGTTAGTCCAGCATCAGCCAGTTGGCGAATAATTGTCAGAAACTGTTCCCTTGTTGGAGGGTCCAAAGCAGAACATGGTTCATCAAGTAGAAAAATTGATGCCGGTCTCATTAAAGTTTTTGCTAATAAAGCCCTTTGTTGTTGACCTCCGGAGAGAGAATCAAGTCTTCTTTTTGCAAGCTTAGACATACCAACTCTTTGTAGACAAGCTTCTATGTCACAGCAAGTTGAATAATTGATACGACCTAAAGCAACTAAACCTTGAACAGTGATAGGAAAATCCCAGTTAATAGAATTTCGTTGAGGCATCAGAGCAACCTGATCACGAGAGTTTTTTAATGGCTGTCCATTAACCGTGACTTTTCCTCTATAAGGCTTGCTTTCCCCTTTTAGTAACTTTAATAATGTTGATTTTCCAGCACCATTTGGGCCAACGAGCGCAGTCATAGTACCTGGTAATAAAGTTAGTGAAATGTTTTCTACGACTTCTCGTCTTTCATACGCAAAAGATAAATTCTCAGCTATTAAATTACCCATAATTGAGAAGACTCAGAAATAGACAGAAGCAATTACCCTAGCCATGATAATCATTATCAAATGATTATCATGGCAATTATTCTGTTTCAGGAAACAGTAAGCCTGCTAGCTCTTCTTCATCAACTTCATACACTCTTGCTAAACTGGTTTCAATTGCACTGGTGACTTCCCCAGGCAAAAATCGCATTGCATCCAGAGCTTCATCTGCAATTTCATCGCTGAGAAGCTTGTCATCATTATTTAATTTTTCATCATTAATTACAGCCATGACCCAGCTTTGATATGCGTAAACCAAATCTGAAAATTCAAGGTCAGGGTTATTTAAATCCATGATAATTGTGATGCCGTCACAAAGACAAGATCACTAAGACTTTAAAAGACAGAATGTCTTTTATGGATAAAACTCAGCAAATCACGATCCAAGCTAAAGCGTTTGACTTTGCATTACACGAATTAGTTTTATGTCATAGAGAGAGCTTTCAGCCACTTTGGACAGTTGATAGTTGGGCAAAGTTTTTGATTTGGATGGCTTTAAATTGTGGCTTGAGTGGAGATAAACAAAGTCTTCAATTATTTGCGGATTCCTTGGGACCAGCTTTAACAAGTCGAATTAGAAGAATTTTCTTTGAAAGAACTATGGAAAATTTTTCTGTGTGTGTAATGGCTGATCCAGCAGAAAAGAATGTCTTGATTATTCCTCTTGAAGACAAAGTGGAAATATCATTTTCTGAAGCTACTAAGGCGCTGGAATCTATCGCTATAACTGATTTTATTAATCGAGACCAATCTCAATGGAGAGTCAATGATGGGTTAATTAGTATTCCTTGGCTTTCTTCAGAAAGTAAAAGGTGACTTGTGCAAAAACATTGAATTTTATTAGTGTTTGAGAGGAGAGGTAACTTTTTCTTCTTTTTAAGTGACTGAGCAGTTTGTAGATACGAGTGCTTTCAATGCAGCAGAAGGTCTCCCAAAGACATATGACCCACAGGGCACAGAAAGTCGTTGGCAGAAGCTATGGGAGGATCAAGGTGCCTTTCATCCAAATCCGGATAATCCAGGAGAGCCTTTTGCAGTTGTAATTCCTCCTCCTAATGTCACAGGCAGCTTGCATATGGGGCATGCTTTTAATACATCTTTAATTGATACGATTGTCAGATTTCAACGTTTACAAGGTAAGAATGTCTTATGTCTTCCAGGGACTGATCATGCATCGATTGCAGTTCAAACAATTCTTGAGAAGCAATTACAAAAGGAAGGATTAAACCGAGATAAATTGGGAAGAGAGTCTTTTCTTCAGAGAGCATGGAAATGGAAAGAAGAAAGTGGTGGTCAAATTGTTGGTCAGCTCCGTCGTCTGGGATATTCAGTTGATTGGAAAAGAGAGCGTTTTACGCTTGATAAGAATTTAAGCAAAGCAGTTTCGACGGCTTTTGTTCGTTTGCATGAGCAAGGTCTTATATACAGAGGAGAGTATCTTGTTAATTGGTGTCCTGCTTCAGGCTCTGCTGTCAGCGACTTAGAAGTAGAAATGAAAGAAATAGATGGTTATCTTTGGCATTTTCGTTACCCATTAGCAAATATTCCTAGTGACAGTGAAATTACACATTTAGAAGTTGCTACGACGCGTCCTGAAACGATGTTAGGTGATGTAGCCGTAGCAGTGAACCCTTCAGACAAACGTTATCAAGAACTTGTAGGCCGATTTTTGAATTTACCTTTTACGAATCGCGATATTCCAATTATTGCTGACGATCATGTTGATAAAGATTTTGGGACTGGATGTGTAAAAGTTACCCCAGCTCACGATCCTAATGACTTTGCAATTGGTCAGCGCCATAAATTACCACTGATAACAATTATGAATAAGGATGGAACGATGAATAATAATGCTGGAAATTTTCAAGGCCTTGATCGTTTCGAAGCACGGAAAGCAGTTGTAGATGCTTTACAAGAACAGGGACTAATAACGAAGATTGAGCCTTATCGTCATACGGTTCCTTTTTCTGATAGAGGCAAGGTTCCAGTAGAGCCTTTGTTATCTACTCAGTGGTTTGTAAAGATGGACCCTTTAGCTTCAAGGTGTCGTGAATCGTTCACCAACGGAGAGCCTCGCTTTGTTCCGGAGCGTTGGGGTAAGGTATATCAGGATTGGTTAGAAGGTATTAGAGATTGGTGTATTAGTAGACAATTATGGTGGGGACATCGTATCCCAGCTTGGTTTGTTATTAGTGAAACCAACAATAAATTAACTGATACGACGCCTTATGTGGTTGCACTTTCTGAAGCAGAAGCTTTGACGTTAGCTCAAAAAAAATATGGTGGTTTGGTTAATCTTCAGCAAGATGAAGATGTTTTAGATACTTGGTTTTCAAGTGGGCTATGGCCATTTTCAACATTGGGTTGGCCTGATCAAAATAGTGCGGATTTGGCACGCTGGTATCCCACTAGTACTTTGGTAACCGGATTTGACATTATTTTCTTCTGGGTCGCGAGAATGACAATGATGGCAGGTGCTTTCACAGGCAAAACACCTTTTGCTGATGTCTATATTCATGGACTAGTTAGAGATGAACAAAATCGAAAAATGAGTAAAAGTTTAGGTAATGGAATTGATCCATTGTTATTGATTGAAAGATATGGCACTGATGCTTTGCGCTTTGCGTTAGTTAGAGAAGTTGCAGGAGCAGGTCAGGATATTCGTCTTGATTTTGATCGCAACAAAGAGACTTCAGCAACAGTGGAGGCGTCTCGAAATTTTGCAAATAAATTATGGAATGCTACAAGGTTTGCTTTAATTAATTTTGGGAATTCTTTGCCTGATGTATCGGAGCCAATAGATATGGCTACTTTAAAGTTGGCTGATCGCTGGATATTATCTCGTCTTATGAGAGTGAACATAGAAACCCTTCATCGTTTTGATAATTATGCTCTTGGTGAAGCTGCGAAAGGCTTGTATGAATTTGCTTGGAATGATATCTGTGATTGGTATTTAGAATTAATTAAACGACGATTGACTAAAAGTAAAAATCCTACCGAAGATGAGTTAATTGATAGATCTATCGCGAAAAAAGTACTTTCTAAGGTCTTATCAGAATTGTTAATTATGCTTCATCCCTTAATGCCTCATTTGACAGAGGAATTATGGCATGCAATTACAGGTGTCTCTGAAAAAAAGTTGCTTGCACTTCACACTTGGCCATGTTTAAAAAATAGTTTTTTGGATGATGGCTTAGAAGATGATTTCTCACAATTATTTGAATCTATTCGCTTAGTCAGGAATTTAAGAGCAGAAGCTGGGCTCAAACCTTCTCAGAAAGCCCCAGTTAGGTTTATAACTTCCAACGAAAACTTAGTAAAGATTTTAACGAATAATGAAGATGATATTCAGACCCTTACTCGCGCAGAATATGTCGAAGTACTTAATCCTGACAAAGTTAAAAATGAATCCTCGACGAAGGCTTTAGCCGCAGTAAATGGAGACCTTGAGGTTTTATTGCCAATAGAAGGTTTAGTTGATTTGGAAGGATTGAAAACAAGGCTTGCAAATGATTTAGAAAAGGCGGAAAAAGAAATCTCTACTTTAAAAGGTCGATTGGCGAATACTAATTTTATTCAGAGAGCACCCGAGAAGGTAGTCTCTGAATGTAGAAGAAATTTATCTGAGGTAATTACGCAGGCTGAGCTAATTAGTAGACGTTTATCAGGGCTTAGATAAATCAAGTTCAAACAACATGAACTCTTTCACATCGTTTTTACAAGACTATTTAAATTTTTTCGATACTTCTACAGGAGTATTTTTGTTTATTCTGTTTTATGCTTTATGGATTACCTGCTTACTCCCAGGCCTTTGGCCTTCAATGCTAGCAGGTGCTTTATATGGCTCTTTTTTTGGGACAATATTTGTTTTTATGGGTGCATTCATAGGTGCAGAGTTAACTTTTTATTTGAGCCGTAAATATTTCAGAGATTGGTCTCAAAGGCGTATTGCGAACTTTCCCAGATTTCAAATAATTAAAAAGGCCTTAAGTAAAGAAGGTTTGAAACTAATAATATTGACTCGCTTATCCCCAGTGTTTCCTTTTAGCATATTAAATTTATTTTATGGTTTAAGTGAAGTCACTTTCCTTGATTATTCCATTGGTATAACAGCCATTTTACCTGGAACGATTTTATATTGTGGGTTGGGTTCATTAGCTGGTGATATCGCGAATTTTGATACAGTTTTATCTAATAAGGATGACACAACATCATTATTCTTTAGTTTGTTAGGAGTTGTTGCTACTTTTGCCGTTATTTGGATTGCTTCTAAAGCAGCACAAAAAGCACTTCAAGAATTTGAATCTCCTAGGTGATCAGGGTTTTTTAAGGATAAATCTCTGAGGATTGCAAAAAAAATAAACCAATAAAGTCTCAACTTAGAAACGATACTTTTATTCTCAGCAAGAGTTAAATATTTTGTTCTTCCACAGGAAGATTTAATAAATGAGAAGATTTTCGGCTGAGACATTTTTAGATTAAGTTTAAAGAAATTTTAGTGTTTATGTAAGAAGCTTCAATAATTCATTTTGATCAATAATTTTAATCCCAAGTGTTTTCGCTTTTTTGAGCTTGCTTCCTGCTTTTTCTCCTGCAACCAGAAAACTTGTGTTTGTGCTGATTGAAGAACTTATGCTTCCACCGGAATTTTCAATTAACTCTTTTGCCTTGCTGCGACTAAGAGAGGGTAACGTACCAGTCAGGACGAAAATTTTGCCAAATAGCAATTTTGTTGAATTGTCAGATATTTGGTCTTTTTTTAATTTCTCTTCTTGTGTTGCTTCAAGTGTTAACCCCACTCTTTTTAAATCTCTAATTAATTTTTGATTGGCTTCTGAAGAAAACCAAGTTTTTAATGAATCACTTATTTCTTCTCCGATGCCATTAATTTCTTGAATTACTTCTGGTGATTTGCAAGCTACATCTTTAAGTATTGAAGAATTGGTAAATTGCATAGCAATCGTTTGGGCATTTCTTTCCCCTATGTGAGGAATGCCTAAACCATATAGTTGTTTATGCCAAGGTTTGCCTTTAGAAATTTCTAGCTCCTGTATAATTTTTTTTGCAGATTTTGCTCCCATTCGGTCTAATTTTTCAAGAAGATTTATATCTAATTCATATAGGTCGGCGATTGAGTTGATTAATTTTTTTTCAACTAACTGTTCTATTAATTTTGAACCCAAACCTTCTATATTCATTGCTCCTTTGTTTACCCAATGACGTAATGCACCTTGAAGTATTGCAGGGCAATTGGTGTTAATACATCTAGTAGCAGCTTCATCATTTTCGCTTATGAGAGTTGAATTACATATTGGACAGTTAATTGGTAATGAGAGACATTTAGCATATTGATTTCTTAATCCAGGTAACACGCGCACAACTTCAGGGATAATTTCACCAGCTTTTCTGATAATGATTGTGTCATCTGAGTGTAAATCTAGTGAAAGTAATCTATTTGCATTATGAAGAGTAGCTCTACTTACAGAAGTTCCTGCAAGCATAATTGGTTCGAATTCTGCTACTGGTGTAACTACTCCAGTCCTACCAACTTGAAAAGTTAAACCTAATAGTTTGCTAGGAGCTTCTGCTGCTGGATGCTTTAAAGCTATCGCCCATCTAGGTGCTTTTTGAGTAAAACCTAATCTTTTTTGCAGGTTAAACTTATTAACTTTGATGACCAAACCATCTGTAGAGTAAGGAAGATCGTGCCTTTTGATTTCCCACTCATTTAAGAACTCTTTCAAGTCTTTAAGGCCTAAGAATACTTGATTATAAGGATTAATTTTAAATCCTATATTTTTCAAATATTGCAATGCTTCTATTTGAGTTTTTGGCTTAGCTAGGTTGTATTTAATCTCATCTAACTCTTCAGGTAAATGAATTGTGTAAGCAAAAAAATCTAGTTTTCGTGAGGCAACTACTTGAGGATCTAGTTGTCTAAGTGTACCTGCACATGCATTCCTTGAATTGGCAAATTCAGATTCTAAGGCCATTCTTCTTTTTTTATTTATTCCTTCAAATGTTCTATGAGGTATGAATGCTTCACCTCTAATTTCAATCCATTTAGGTGGATTTTCCATCCTTAAGGAAAGAGGAATAGAGTTAATTGTTTTTACATTAGAGGTTATATCTTCTCCTTGAATTCCATCACCTCTTGAGCAAGCTCTTACTAGTAATCCATTCTCATAGCTTAGTGCTATAGCATTTCCATCAATTTTTAATTCACAAATAAGTTCGATACTTGTCAGAATATCTTCTTTACTTTCCCCTTGGTTCAGTATTTTAAGGCTTCTTGCATTCCATTCACTCACTTCTTGGAAATTAAATGCATTATCTAGACTTTGCAATGGAACTCTATGAGTTTTTTTTGGGAAATTTGATGATAACTTGTCGCCTACTCTTTGTGTAGGACTATCTGCTGTTATTAGCTCAGGGTACCTATTTTCTAAATTAACTAATTCTCTATAAAGTTGATCATAAACTGAATCTTCTATAGAAGGAGCATCTAAAACATAATAAGCATGACTTGCTTCATTAAGCAATTTCCTCAACTCTATTGCACGGTTAAATTTTTTATTTAAATCAGAATTCACTGCAAGTATACGAAACTTTTTCTTTAGAGATTGGTTTTTTTAATTCGATCTATACGCCAATCTTTATCAACCTTGATAAAAGTAAAATCTAATGGAAGTTCAGATTTCTTATCTTCAGATTTTAATTTCAGAGTTAGAATTATTTGATCATCTTCAATTCTAGGTCTTCCTGATTTGAGATTTCTATAGCGATTAAGTTGCAGACTGGCTAGAAATTTAATAAATTCTTGTCGATTTACGTGCTGGCGATAGGCTTTTGTAGTTAATAGATAGGCACCATCAACTCTTCCTGAAGCTATTTGATTGAAAAATTGTTTCACCAGAGGATTGATACCTCTTGCACCTATAACAAGCTTGATTGCATTAACTATCCAGAAGAGTACAAGCGCGCCAGCACCTATTAGCAGGCCTTTGGTTCCAATTTCCCTTACTAGAGCTCCGTCCATTAGCTGAATGCGAGTTTTATAGAGTCTGACTTATTATCTCTATAAATTGGTTGGATTATTGGTTACCCTTAGGCAGAATGTCATCGATTGTAGAAGGGTTCTTCCCTTGTTATATGAATGCCCTTACTGCCTCTTTTGCCAATTTTTCACCGTTTAAATCGAGAATATTTTGATGGTTTGTTAGTAAAAGAACATGAGCCAATCGTTTCAGTTAGGTGGAGTGACGGTCGTTTAAGAAATACAGCTGGTTTTTATCAGCGTGGACCTTCCGTTGCAGGCCGTAATGGCTGTCAGATTGTTCTATCCAGACCAGTTTTAATAAATTTGCCTAAATCTGCTATTCAGAGCACTCTTTGCCATGAAATGATTCATGCTTGGATTGACAGGGTCCTCAAGGTTAGAGAGGCGCATGGACCTAACTTTCGTGCTCGAATGCAGGAGATTAATGCTTCTCAAAATGAGTTTGAGGTAAATATTCGTCATAATTTTCCTGTCCAGAACAAAAGGCCAAAATGGATTGCGACATGCCCCTTGTGTGGGACTTCGTCTTTCTATAAGCGCTTACTTAAAGGAGCTGCGTGTAAACATTGTTGCGATATTCTGCATGGAGGTAAATGGCATGCAAGTTGTTTACTTATTTATGAACCTATTTTAAGGAATTAAAAATTGAAAGATTTTCTGTTGGTACTTCAGTTCTCTGGTTTGGTAATTGCTTTAATAGGTTCCCAACGAGAATATTGGTTGAGACAAAAGCGAAGTTAGGGTTGTTTTATGAATTCATATCGTGAAAGGAATCAAAATCGTCAGCGTTCTAAGGATCCCTTAGAAAGACGAATGGACCAGTGGTTTAAAACTGGAAGACAATTTGTTGATGGTGTTTCTGGCAATCGCCCCGGTCAAAGAAGATCCAGCAAACCGATCTCCTCTCGCTTAGATAATGTTGGGAGATGGGTTGAGGATAAGATTGATTGGTTCTTTGAAGATGGCGAAGACTGGATGGAACCTTGGCAATTAGATCAACAAAACTCTCAACAACAGAGGCCTGCTTCAAAAAAAAGACCTCTAGAGGCAATTTCCTTAAGAGGCACTAAGGCAATTGGACCTAATAAAGATATAACTAATAGCTCTTATGTTTCAGAAGATTGGCCTGATGAATCATCATTTCGAGTTAATAAATGGGAAAGACAAGAGAATACCAATAATGATCAATCTCAAAATTCTTCCGTTGATAGAGATGACGTTAGAAGTAATCCCAAAAGACCTTTACCGAAATCTAATAGAAGAAAACCGTAGCCTCAATTAATATTCAGTTTTTGTCTGTCTGTTTTCCCAAGCCATTTTTCAAGCTCTGGACTGAATACTTCGCGAATAACAGTAAGCTCTTTTTGATTCCGGAAAAACCTATAGTGTCTACTCCAAAAAGGACCTTCAGTATGAAATTTTCTTTCTAACCATTCTGCTTGTACCAAAGCCAATCCATCTACTTCTCGAAAAAGCTCTGAGCGATCTTGGGTCAAGCTTCTCCATATTGGCTGTTCTTTGTTATGCAGATGCTTTTCTGCTTGAACCAGATTCCACCAGCTCTCAGCCCAGGCGAGAGTTTGTTCTTTAGACTTCAGCCATACTTGCCTTCTTAAGAGAGGTTTGTTTAGTTCACTTACTTCTTTAGGTGCTCTTTGATCAGCTATTGGCTCAGATTCCATTGCTATGAGCTCTACAGTCACTTCCTCACCGGTTAATAGGTGAATATGCCTAGTAGGACTACCATCACCTAATAGCATTAACTGCCATGGACCTGCCATTGTTCTTTGCGCATTCCATTTCAGAATTTCTTCAGTGGATGCTTCCCAAATTAATTCGGGAGAATATAAAAGACGCTTAGTCAGGATGACCTCCTGTTTTTTGCAGAATGGCCTTCATTCCTTGCTGGATCTTTAATTTGTTCTAACGAATTTTTGCTTTGTCTCAGATTATCAATCTTTAGCCAAATTAAAAGTGCGCTTAAGTCGGCTTTGCTTACTCCTGGTATTTGTGAAGCATCTCCAAGATTGTGAGGCTTTGTGGCATTTAGTTTTTCGCGGGCCTCCTGCGATAGTGTTGTTATTGTTTCGTAGTTAATATTTTGTGGGAGAGGTCTTTTCCTTTGTTTTTGGATTTGATTGATTTGTTTTTTTTGTCTTTCTAGGTAGCCACTATATTTAATATCTATTTCGGCTCCTTCTCTGATTGCTATGGGCATGTTGACATCCATGTGACCATAACGAATTAGGTCATTTGTGTGCACACCTGGACGTCGCAACAGGTTAGCTAATGTAATTGATCCTTTTATGGAGGCCTGTGTTTCTTTTTCTATGATATAAGCTTCTGGACTATTTGATTTAACCCTTTTGCTTTCTAATCGCTTCTTCTCAGCTTCTATTGAATGTATTTTATTTTTGTATATTTTCCATTGCTTGTCACTTATGAGACCAATTTGATATCCAAGTGGCGTTAGACGACGATCAGCATTATCACCACGTAGTAGAAGTCTATATTCACTACGACTGGTCAATACACGATAAGGTTCGCGAAGATCTTTAGTTATTAGGTCATTTATCATTGTGCCTATATAGCTTTCCTCCCGAGGGAACTCAATAACTTCTTTATTATTAATTTGTTGAGCTGCATTGATGCCTGCTACTAACCCTTGTGCGGCAGCCTCTTCGTAACCTGTTGTTCCATTGAGTTGCCCT encodes:
- a CDS encoding transcriptional repressor — translated: MVKSNPNISNRQNQILEKLGNCDDELSGQELYRVLHAGESSMGLATVYRNLQVLVKKGLVRSRNLPTGEVLYAPVKRDVHHLTCVDCGITTSLQGCPVKNINLPQSKTKNFQLLFHTLEFFGLCQHCLERQST
- a CDS encoding ABC transporter ATP-binding protein; amino-acid sequence: MGNLIAENLSFAYERREVVENISLTLLPGTMTALVGPNGAGKSTLLKLLKGESKPYRGKVTVNGQPLKNSRDQVALMPQRNSINWDFPITVQGLVALGRINYSTCCDIEACLQRVGMSKLAKRRLDSLSGGQQQRALLAKTLMRPASIFLLDEPCSALDPPTREQFLTIIRQLADAGLTICVTSHDWGKSLNAYDKVIAIDKKILGFGTPTDVQEKLDSITCMGNYCCG
- a CDS encoding protein phosphatase; translation: MDKTQQITIQAKAFDFALHELVLCHRESFQPLWTVDSWAKFLIWMALNCGLSGDKQSLQLFADSLGPALTSRIRRIFFERTMENFSVCVMADPAEKNVLIIPLEDKVEISFSEATKALESIAITDFINRDQSQWRVNDGLISIPWLSSESKR
- a CDS encoding valine--tRNA ligase encodes the protein MTEQFVDTSAFNAAEGLPKTYDPQGTESRWQKLWEDQGAFHPNPDNPGEPFAVVIPPPNVTGSLHMGHAFNTSLIDTIVRFQRLQGKNVLCLPGTDHASIAVQTILEKQLQKEGLNRDKLGRESFLQRAWKWKEESGGQIVGQLRRLGYSVDWKRERFTLDKNLSKAVSTAFVRLHEQGLIYRGEYLVNWCPASGSAVSDLEVEMKEIDGYLWHFRYPLANIPSDSEITHLEVATTRPETMLGDVAVAVNPSDKRYQELVGRFLNLPFTNRDIPIIADDHVDKDFGTGCVKVTPAHDPNDFAIGQRHKLPLITIMNKDGTMNNNAGNFQGLDRFEARKAVVDALQEQGLITKIEPYRHTVPFSDRGKVPVEPLLSTQWFVKMDPLASRCRESFTNGEPRFVPERWGKVYQDWLEGIRDWCISRQLWWGHRIPAWFVISETNNKLTDTTPYVVALSEAEALTLAQKKYGGLVNLQQDEDVLDTWFSSGLWPFSTLGWPDQNSADLARWYPTSTLVTGFDIIFFWVARMTMMAGAFTGKTPFADVYIHGLVRDEQNRKMSKSLGNGIDPLLLIERYGTDALRFALVREVAGAGQDIRLDFDRNKETSATVEASRNFANKLWNATRFALINFGNSLPDVSEPIDMATLKLADRWILSRLMRVNIETLHRFDNYALGEAAKGLYEFAWNDICDWYLELIKRRLTKSKNPTEDELIDRSIAKKVLSKVLSELLIMLHPLMPHLTEELWHAITGVSEKKLLALHTWPCLKNSFLDDGLEDDFSQLFESIRLVRNLRAEAGLKPSQKAPVRFITSNENLVKILTNNEDDIQTLTRAEYVEVLNPDKVKNESSTKALAAVNGDLEVLLPIEGLVDLEGLKTRLANDLEKAEKEISTLKGRLANTNFIQRAPEKVVSECRRNLSEVITQAELISRRLSGLR
- a CDS encoding TVP38/TMEM64 family protein, translated to MNSFTSFLQDYLNFFDTSTGVFLFILFYALWITCLLPGLWPSMLAGALYGSFFGTIFVFMGAFIGAELTFYLSRKYFRDWSQRRIANFPRFQIIKKALSKEGLKLIILTRLSPVFPFSILNLFYGLSEVTFLDYSIGITAILPGTILYCGLGSLAGDIANFDTVLSNKDDTTSLFFSLLGVVATFAVIWIASKAAQKALQEFESPR
- the ligA gene encoding NAD-dependent DNA ligase LigA; translated protein: MNSDLNKKFNRAIELRKLLNEASHAYYVLDAPSIEDSVYDQLYRELVNLENRYPELITADSPTQRVGDKLSSNFPKKTHRVPLQSLDNAFNFQEVSEWNARSLKILNQGESKEDILTSIELICELKIDGNAIALSYENGLLVRACSRGDGIQGEDITSNVKTINSIPLSLRMENPPKWIEIRGEAFIPHRTFEGINKKRRMALESEFANSRNACAGTLRQLDPQVVASRKLDFFAYTIHLPEELDEIKYNLAKPKTQIEALQYLKNIGFKINPYNQVFLGLKDLKEFLNEWEIKRHDLPYSTDGLVIKVNKFNLQKRLGFTQKAPRWAIALKHPAAEAPSKLLGLTFQVGRTGVVTPVAEFEPIMLAGTSVSRATLHNANRLLSLDLHSDDTIIIRKAGEIIPEVVRVLPGLRNQYAKCLSLPINCPICNSTLISENDEAATRCINTNCPAILQGALRHWVNKGAMNIEGLGSKLIEQLVEKKLINSIADLYELDINLLEKLDRMGAKSAKKIIQELEISKGKPWHKQLYGLGIPHIGERNAQTIAMQFTNSSILKDVACKSPEVIQEINGIGEEISDSLKTWFSSEANQKLIRDLKRVGLTLEATQEEKLKKDQISDNSTKLLFGKIFVLTGTLPSLSRSKAKELIENSGGSISSSISTNTSFLVAGEKAGSKLKKAKTLGIKIIDQNELLKLLT
- a CDS encoding SprT family zinc-dependent metalloprotease, coding for MPLLPLLPIFHRLNREYFDGLLVKEHEPIVSVRWSDGRLRNTAGFYQRGPSVAGRNGCQIVLSRPVLINLPKSAIQSTLCHEMIHAWIDRVLKVREAHGPNFRARMQEINASQNEFEVNIRHNFPVQNKRPKWIATCPLCGTSSFYKRLLKGAACKHCCDILHGGKWHASCLLIYEPILRN
- a CDS encoding RNA helicase, which translates into the protein MNSYRERNQNRQRSKDPLERRMDQWFKTGRQFVDGVSGNRPGQRRSSKPISSRLDNVGRWVEDKIDWFFEDGEDWMEPWQLDQQNSQQQRPASKKRPLEAISLRGTKAIGPNKDITNSSYVSEDWPDESSFRVNKWERQENTNNDQSQNSSVDRDDVRSNPKRPLPKSNRRKP
- a CDS encoding chorismate lyase, with amino-acid sequence MWEASTEEILKWNAQRTMAGPWQLMLLGDGSPTRHIHLLTGEEVTVELIAMESEPIADQRAPKEVSELNKPLLRRQVWLKSKEQTLAWAESWWNLVQAEKHLHNKEQPIWRSLTQDRSELFREVDGLALVQAEWLERKFHTEGPFWSRHYRFFRNQKELTVIREVFSPELEKWLGKTDRQKLNIN